In Delphinus delphis chromosome 18, mDelDel1.2, whole genome shotgun sequence, the following proteins share a genomic window:
- the LOC132413529 gene encoding uncharacterized protein — translation MSPTPSLSSVWEPREGRAGRGCGDAGGSRGPRGRRRGCPRAPKAGSALPRLSLVGRRPSLPSWLREETTSSILSGPRAELGATPTRPGPGWVPPPGREDSALCRLHTWPRPARRGPARMPLPPPPAKMEAAAGPRAGRPPVGRAGPAPEPLPSSAPRRTRPRAGSAAGGSAD, via the coding sequence atgtcccccaccccctccctgtccAGTGTCTGGGAGCCCCGTGAGGGCCGAGCGGGCAGGGGCTGCGGTGACGCGGGCGGGAGCCGGGGGCCGAGAGGCCGGCGGCGGGGGTGCCCGCGCGCTCCGAAGGCTGGAAGCGCTCTCCCTCGCCTCAGCCTGGTGGGGAGGCGTCCCTCGCTCCCTTCATGGCTGCGGGAGGAGACGACGTCCTCCATCTTGTCGGGGCCGCGGGCGGAACTCGGGGCAACTCCGACTCGTCCCGGCCCAGGCTGGGTCCCGCCGCCCGGACGCGAGGACAGCGCCCTCTGCCGGCTCCACACCTGGCCCCGGCCGGCGCGACGGGGCCCGGCCCGGATGCCGCTCCCGCCTCCGCCAGCCAAGATGGAGGCGGCTGCGGGTCCACGAGCGGGGCGCCCGCCTGTCGGAAGGGCTGGGCCGGCCCCCGAGCCTCTGCCCTCGTCGGCCCCCAGGCGGACGAGGCCCCGGGCcggctccgcggcgggagggagCGCAG